From the genome of Flavobacterium ovatum, one region includes:
- a CDS encoding DEAD/DEAH box helicase, producing the protein MSFKSLGLSEALLKAISKKGYTTPSPIQQKAIPAVLQGKDVLASAQTGTGKTAGFTLPVLHLLSENPKEKYRPIRALILTPTRELAAQVYANVKEYSEFLDLRSAVIFGGVNQNPQAATIRQGVDILVATPGRLLDLEKQGLLSLKRVEIFVLDEADRMLDMGFLRDIERVIKMMPTKRQNLMFSATFSKDIKKLAHGILQHPVQVEATPENTTVDAIDQKVYRVAKDLKTDLMIKLISDGNWKQVLVFTRTKHGANNLCEKLEKAGISGAAIHGNKSQGARTKALAGFKNGSLRVLVATDIAARGLDIPLLPHVINYEIPNIPEDYVHRIGRTGRAGASGEALSLVSSDETTFLRDIEKLIEIKLPVEIIKGFEPDPNESTEPVKIGRGSQNRTPRNNTKPSGSTNKNSNNDNRSRAPKRNTDRRS; encoded by the coding sequence ATGTCATTTAAATCTTTAGGCTTATCTGAAGCCTTGCTAAAAGCTATTAGCAAAAAAGGATACACAACTCCATCACCAATTCAACAAAAAGCTATTCCAGCTGTTTTACAAGGCAAAGATGTATTAGCATCTGCGCAAACAGGTACTGGAAAAACGGCAGGGTTTACGTTACCCGTTTTACACCTACTTTCTGAAAACCCAAAAGAAAAATACAGGCCTATTCGTGCTTTAATTTTAACACCTACTCGTGAGCTTGCAGCACAAGTTTATGCTAACGTAAAAGAGTATAGTGAATTTTTAGATTTACGTAGTGCTGTTATTTTTGGTGGTGTAAACCAGAATCCACAAGCGGCTACTATTCGCCAAGGTGTGGATATTTTGGTGGCTACTCCAGGACGTTTATTAGATTTAGAAAAGCAAGGATTATTATCACTTAAACGTGTTGAAATTTTTGTTTTAGACGAAGCAGACCGAATGCTGGATATGGGTTTTTTGAGAGATATTGAACGTGTTATAAAGATGATGCCAACCAAACGTCAAAATTTGATGTTTTCGGCAACATTTTCTAAGGATATTAAAAAATTAGCACACGGTATTTTACAACACCCAGTTCAGGTAGAAGCCACACCAGAAAACACAACTGTCGACGCTATTGATCAAAAAGTATATAGAGTTGCAAAAGATCTCAAAACAGATTTGATGATTAAGTTGATTTCTGATGGAAATTGGAAACAGGTTTTAGTTTTTACTCGTACGAAACATGGTGCGAATAATCTTTGCGAAAAATTGGAGAAAGCTGGAATTTCAGGTGCCGCAATTCATGGAAACAAAAGTCAAGGAGCTAGAACAAAAGCATTGGCTGGTTTTAAAAACGGAAGCTTACGTGTTTTGGTAGCAACAGATATTGCCGCGCGTGGATTGGATATTCCTTTATTACCACATGTTATTAATTATGAAATTCCAAATATTCCTGAAGATTATGTGCATCGAATAGGAAGAACAGGTAGAGCAGGAGCAAGTGGGGAAGCTTTATCACTAGTAAGTTCTGATGAAACTACTTTTTTAAGAGATATTGAAAAGTTGATTGAAATAAAACTTCCAGTTGAAATCATTAAAGGTTTTGAACCCGATCCAAACGAATCAACAGAACCCGTAAAAATAGGTCGAGGGAGTCAAAATAGAACCCCTAGAAATAACACAAAACCATCTGGAAGCACTAATAAAAATTCTAATAACGATAACAGATCTAGAGCTCCAAAACGCAATACGGATAGGAGAAGTTAA
- a CDS encoding methylglyoxal synthase, giving the protein MEIAIIAHDGKKVDMVQFLNKNIKILQTEKIRIIATGTTGGKAEKAGFKVKKMLSGPLGGDAQIAARVAEGKTKMVLFFKDPLASHAHEVDINMLLRVCDVHNVPIATNEASAQLLLNAITIALQS; this is encoded by the coding sequence ATGGAAATAGCAATAATAGCACACGATGGTAAAAAAGTAGATATGGTTCAGTTTTTGAATAAAAATATTAAAATTTTACAAACGGAGAAAATTAGAATCATCGCTACAGGGACTACTGGTGGTAAGGCTGAAAAAGCTGGTTTTAAAGTTAAAAAAATGCTCTCTGGGCCATTGGGTGGGGATGCTCAAATTGCCGCAAGAGTAGCGGAGGGAAAAACTAAAATGGTTTTGTTTTTTAAAGACCCTTTAGCAAGTCATGCACACGAAGTAGATATCAATATGTTGCTTAGAGTATGTGATGTGCACAATGTGCCTATTGCAACCAATGAAGCTTCGGCACAGTTGTTATTGAATGCAATTACTATAGCATTGCAATCATAG
- a CDS encoding putative LPS assembly protein LptD: protein MQTNLFNIVLLSFILTLGYNNLYSQDLPKKPRAIPIIKQADTVPKTTIKDKSVITKVSDTLKKRDTIKTQKPFLDGIVKYKANKYAKIDQKKKLITLYDQAELYYQDIELKSGIIVLNYEKNEVYAGRIKDSTGKFTQYPNFKQGENVIEPDSIRFNFKSKKALIWNSRTEQGEFKVKASITKKENDSVYFLKGARFTTSTNVDNPEYYFQTSKVKFIPGKKVITGMTHMVIANVPTPIAFPFAYFPMSKETNVSGVILPSYNDSNTRGFSLQNGGYYFALSDNYDLTAIGDYYTNGSYGLRFESAYAKRYQFRGNFNFRYENLISSERGYPDYSKQKIYNIQWSHSRDTKANPNSSFSASVNLGSSKYFNQSINQSNIGSRLNNTLSSSVSYSKTFNSVPEVRMSLTATHSQNTQTETIDMTLPTLQLSVDRIYPFAGKNDTKKGFIKNINLQYNLNGKNSFTTTDSLFFKPQMFDNAKIGAQHSIPLSTNFKLFKYFSASTSANYEEVWYAKTIKKSYDTDQSAVVSELQNGFDAYRTYSFSSSLGTTIYGTFNFGEDKKIKSLRHVMRPSLSYSYTPSFEKYYDTYATDATGTTAQYSRFEDGIYGAPGLTKSSNLGFSLSNTFEAKVTDRDSTKTEAKKIMLLNNLNLSTSYDLNADGVTSLAWSPVRVSGGTQLFKDKMIVNFGTTLDPYAIDNSGNRINTFNIDNGGSLFRMTSANMTINYSLSSKDSDKNDKEKDSQTQRNGGREDDLFGSASDLGNNKKSLFDGSEEKGEDVVSEFFKSKIPWDMTFAYSLTYSNTNREKTFSGNSLMISANTDLTPKWKIGISTGYDFVQKGVTYTQLRLERDLSSWRMSVNWTPFGTNANWNFFIGIKSGILSDIKWDKNSTTTTR from the coding sequence TTGCAGACAAACTTATTTAATATCGTTTTATTATCATTTATCCTTACACTTGGATATAATAATTTATACTCTCAAGATTTGCCAAAAAAGCCAAGGGCTATTCCTATTATAAAACAAGCAGATACTGTACCAAAAACTACTATTAAAGACAAATCAGTAATAACTAAAGTTTCTGATACCCTAAAAAAAAGGGATACTATCAAAACACAAAAACCTTTTTTAGACGGAATTGTAAAATACAAAGCCAATAAATACGCTAAAATTGATCAGAAAAAAAAATTGATCACCCTTTACGATCAAGCTGAACTTTACTATCAAGATATAGAACTGAAATCGGGCATCATCGTTTTAAACTATGAAAAAAATGAAGTTTATGCTGGTAGAATTAAAGACTCAACGGGTAAATTTACACAATATCCTAATTTCAAACAGGGCGAAAATGTTATTGAACCTGACTCCATTCGCTTTAACTTTAAATCAAAAAAGGCTTTAATTTGGAATTCAAGAACGGAACAAGGAGAATTTAAAGTAAAAGCTAGTATTACCAAAAAAGAAAATGATTCGGTTTATTTTCTAAAAGGCGCTCGATTTACCACTTCAACTAACGTGGATAACCCTGAATATTACTTCCAAACCAGTAAAGTGAAATTTATACCTGGAAAAAAAGTAATTACTGGGATGACACATATGGTTATTGCCAATGTTCCTACGCCAATAGCATTTCCCTTTGCTTATTTCCCAATGAGCAAAGAAACTAATGTTTCAGGAGTAATACTACCTAGTTACAACGACTCTAATACCCGAGGTTTTTCATTGCAAAATGGAGGATATTATTTTGCGTTAAGCGATAACTATGACTTAACTGCTATTGGAGACTACTATACTAATGGTAGTTATGGATTGCGATTTGAGTCTGCTTATGCCAAGCGCTACCAATTTAGAGGGAATTTCAATTTTAGATATGAAAATTTAATTTCTAGCGAAAGAGGTTATCCAGATTATTCAAAACAAAAAATTTACAACATTCAATGGTCTCACTCTAGAGATACAAAAGCAAATCCTAATTCTAGCTTTTCTGCCTCAGTCAACCTTGGTAGTAGTAAATATTTTAACCAATCTATCAATCAATCTAATATTGGCTCTAGACTAAACAACACTTTAAGTTCATCTGTTTCGTACTCAAAAACATTCAACAGTGTTCCTGAGGTTAGAATGTCTCTTACAGCAACACATTCACAAAACACACAGACAGAAACTATAGATATGACATTACCTACACTACAATTAAGTGTAGATAGAATCTATCCGTTTGCGGGTAAAAATGACACTAAAAAAGGGTTTATCAAGAATATCAACCTGCAATACAATTTGAACGGAAAAAATAGTTTTACCACTACTGATTCTTTATTTTTTAAACCACAAATGTTTGACAATGCTAAAATAGGAGCACAACACAGTATCCCTCTTAGTACAAACTTTAAGTTATTCAAATATTTCAGTGCTTCCACTTCTGCAAATTATGAAGAAGTTTGGTATGCCAAAACAATCAAAAAAAGTTATGACACTGACCAAAGTGCAGTTGTTAGCGAGCTTCAAAATGGTTTTGATGCCTATAGAACCTACTCCTTTTCATCAAGCTTAGGGACTACAATTTATGGTACTTTTAATTTTGGTGAAGATAAAAAAATAAAATCGCTAAGACACGTCATGCGTCCTTCACTTTCCTATAGTTATACTCCTAGTTTTGAAAAATACTATGATACCTACGCAACAGATGCTACCGGGACTACCGCACAATATTCAAGATTTGAAGACGGTATATATGGCGCTCCTGGACTCACAAAATCAAGCAATCTAGGTTTCAGTTTAAGCAACACTTTTGAAGCCAAAGTAACAGACAGAGATAGCACTAAAACTGAAGCTAAAAAGATAATGTTACTTAATAATCTAAATTTATCTACCAGTTACGACTTAAATGCAGATGGAGTAACTAGTTTAGCTTGGTCTCCTGTAAGAGTTAGCGGTGGAACGCAATTATTTAAAGATAAAATGATTGTTAATTTTGGTACTACACTTGACCCCTACGCTATTGACAATTCAGGAAATAGAATTAACACTTTTAATATTGATAACGGTGGTAGTTTATTCAGAATGACAAGTGCTAATATGACTATCAATTATTCGCTTTCTAGTAAGGATAGCGATAAGAATGACAAAGAAAAGGATTCTCAAACTCAAAGAAATGGTGGAAGGGAGGATGATCTTTTTGGTTCAGCTTCTGACCTTGGCAATAACAAAAAGAGTCTTTTTGATGGTAGTGAAGAAAAAGGTGAGGATGTCGTGTCTGAATTTTTTAAATCTAAAATACCATGGGACATGACTTTTGCCTATTCCTTAACTTATAGCAATACGAATCGAGAAAAAACGTTTTCTGGAAATTCATTAATGATTTCTGCTAATACTGATTTGACACCAAAGTGGAAAATTGGAATTTCTACAGGTTATGATTTTGTTCAAAAAGGAGTTACCTACACACAATTACGCTTAGAGAGAGACTTGTCGAGCTGGAGAATGAGTGTTAACTGGACACCATTTGGAACTAATGCTAATTGGAATTTCTTTATTGGAATAAAATCAGGAATCCTTAGCGACATTAAGTGGGACAAGAATAGTACTACTACAACACGTTAA
- a CDS encoding (Fe-S)-binding protein: protein MSEVLIVPTMAEMLAQGKQPEVLFWVGCAGSFDDRAKKITKAFVRILNRANVPFAVLGTEESCTGDPAKRAGNEFLFQMQAMMNIEVLNAYEAKKIVTACPHCFNTLKNEYPELGGQYEVVHHTEFLKSLLDDGRLTIEGGQFKGKRITFHDPCYLGRANKVYEAPRDLIQKLDSELVEMKRSRANGLCCGAGGAQMFKDAEPGDKEVNVLRTEDALETTPEIIATGCPFCNTMMTDGIKNKEKEGDVKVMDIAELIANAQDL, encoded by the coding sequence ATGTCAGAAGTTTTAATAGTACCCACAATGGCAGAAATGCTAGCTCAAGGAAAACAACCAGAGGTTTTGTTTTGGGTAGGTTGCGCAGGTAGTTTTGATGATAGAGCCAAAAAAATAACCAAAGCGTTTGTTCGAATTCTAAATCGTGCCAATGTTCCTTTTGCGGTTTTGGGTACAGAAGAAAGTTGTACTGGAGATCCAGCAAAAAGAGCAGGGAATGAGTTTTTGTTCCAAATGCAAGCAATGATGAACATTGAAGTTTTAAATGCTTATGAAGCTAAAAAAATAGTGACGGCTTGTCCGCATTGTTTTAATACTTTGAAAAATGAATATCCTGAACTCGGTGGTCAATACGAAGTAGTACATCATACAGAGTTCTTAAAATCATTATTAGACGATGGAAGATTAACCATCGAAGGAGGACAGTTCAAAGGAAAACGAATTACTTTTCACGACCCTTGCTATTTAGGAAGAGCTAATAAAGTATATGAAGCACCAAGAGATTTAATTCAAAAGTTAGATTCTGAATTGGTCGAAATGAAACGTTCTCGAGCCAATGGATTATGCTGTGGTGCAGGTGGTGCTCAAATGTTCAAAGATGCAGAACCTGGAGACAAAGAGGTGAATGTGTTAAGAACCGAAGACGCCTTAGAAACTACTCCAGAAATCATAGCCACAGGTTGTCCTTTTTGCAACACCATGATGACAGACGGAATAAAGAATAAAGAAAAAGAAGGTGATGTAAAAGTGATGGATATTGCTGAGTTGATTGCCAATGCACAGGATTTGTAA
- a CDS encoding 4Fe-4S dicluster domain-containing protein encodes MNYLDNIIFAVLLVLGFGYFFINIKKISRNINLGKAVDRTDNSNIRWKNMAMIALGQSKMVKRPIAGILHIIVYVGFVIINIELLEIIIDGLFGTHRIFSSLGTLYGVLIGSFEILAFLVLVAVTVFWIRRNVIKLKRFINPDLKGFPKNDANYILYFEMVLMTLFLVMNATDVHFQLSNSGNVISQFIAPIFTGISDNSLHLIERTAWWLHISGILIFLNYLYFSKHLHILLAFPNTYFADLNPLGQLDNLEAVTKEVKLMMDPNADPYATPPEGDVHVKFGASDVQDLNWVQLLNAYTCTECGRCTSVCPANQTGKKLSPRKIMMDTRDRLEEVGKNIDTNKGLFIPDNKSLLNDYITPEELWACTSCNACVEECPISISPLSIIIDMRRYLVMEQSAAPMPLNAMMTNVENNGAPWQYNQQDRLNWKNEI; translated from the coding sequence ATGAACTATTTAGATAATATAATTTTTGCGGTATTACTCGTGCTTGGTTTTGGTTATTTTTTTATCAATATAAAAAAAATAAGCCGAAATATCAATCTAGGTAAAGCTGTTGACCGTACCGATAATTCTAATATTCGTTGGAAAAACATGGCAATGATTGCTTTAGGTCAGTCAAAAATGGTCAAAAGACCTATTGCGGGAATCCTTCACATCATTGTTTATGTAGGTTTTGTTATTATCAATATCGAATTGTTAGAAATAATCATTGATGGATTATTTGGAACACATAGAATCTTTTCTTCTTTAGGAACTCTCTATGGTGTTTTAATCGGATCTTTTGAAATATTAGCTTTTCTTGTTTTAGTAGCAGTGACTGTCTTTTGGATTAGAAGAAATGTTATCAAACTAAAACGTTTTATCAATCCTGATCTAAAAGGTTTTCCTAAAAATGATGCCAATTATATTCTTTATTTTGAAATGGTCTTGATGACACTTTTCTTAGTGATGAATGCCACCGATGTTCATTTTCAATTGAGTAACTCTGGAAATGTAATTTCACAATTTATAGCGCCAATCTTTACTGGTATTTCTGATAATTCTCTTCATCTAATCGAAAGAACAGCATGGTGGTTGCACATTTCTGGAATACTAATTTTCTTGAATTATTTATATTTTTCAAAACATCTTCATATTTTATTAGCATTTCCTAATACCTATTTTGCAGATTTGAATCCGTTAGGGCAATTGGATAACCTAGAAGCCGTAACCAAGGAAGTTAAGCTAATGATGGACCCTAATGCTGATCCATATGCAACACCTCCAGAAGGAGATGTTCATGTTAAATTTGGAGCCAGCGATGTGCAAGATTTGAATTGGGTACAATTATTAAACGCTTATACTTGTACCGAATGTGGAAGATGTACTTCCGTTTGTCCTGCAAATCAAACAGGGAAAAAGTTGTCTCCTCGTAAAATTATGATGGACACTAGAGACCGTTTGGAAGAAGTAGGGAAGAATATTGATACCAACAAAGGCCTTTTTATTCCGGATAATAAATCCTTATTAAACGATTACATCACTCCTGAGGAATTATGGGCGTGTACCTCATGTAATGCTTGTGTGGAAGAATGTCCAATAAGTATTAGTCCATTGTCAATTATCATAGATATGCGTCGTTATTTAGTAATGGAACAAAGCGCGGCTCCTATGCCATTGAATGCAATGATGACCAATGTTGAAAATAACGGTGCTCCTTGGCAATACAATCAACAAGATCGATTGAATTGGAAGAACGAAATATAG
- a CDS encoding RidA family protein — protein sequence MKTIIFTAEAPAPIGPYSQGILHNDTLYISGQIAINPETGDITTNSIEVETIQVMENLKAILKAANMTFENVVKATIFITNMNDFGSINTVYGSYLNEKTAPARETVQVAGLPKNVNVEISMIAML from the coding sequence ATGAAAACAATAATTTTCACAGCAGAAGCTCCTGCACCAATTGGACCTTATAGTCAAGGCATATTACATAATGATACTTTGTACATTTCAGGTCAAATTGCCATTAACCCAGAAACTGGTGATATAACTACCAATAGTATAGAAGTAGAAACCATACAAGTAATGGAGAACTTAAAAGCGATACTTAAAGCTGCAAATATGACCTTTGAAAATGTTGTAAAAGCTACTATTTTCATCACTAATATGAATGATTTTGGGAGCATCAATACAGTATACGGTTCTTATCTAAATGAAAAAACCGCTCCAGCTCGTGAAACGGTTCAAGTGGCAGGTTTGCCAAAAAATGTAAATGTTGAAATTTCTATGATTGCAATGCTATAG
- a CDS encoding MlaD family protein: MKLTREIKTAILVIASILLFIWGYSFLKGRDLFTSYKTFYVEYENVEGLAKSAPITLNGLVIGKINKISINPITGKLLVEFQVKTDFPISKSSSAVIYEPGFIGGKQIAIEPNFEDKILAESGDKFNGNVRLGLTQKIGDQLVPLQVKIEKLLINADQLISGLNNVLDKKGQDDLKKSLAELSETMEQFHKASANVNTILDDNKGQIKGMVTNFNKISDDFSKISDSINKANIGKTIKSLNSTLGKVNGIMTGLESGKGTMGKLFKDEALYTNFSKSSKELELLLQDLRLNPTRYVNVSLFGKKNKPYKAPVKDTLSINKNE, from the coding sequence TTGAAATTAACAAGAGAGATTAAAACGGCAATCTTAGTAATTGCATCTATTTTATTATTTATTTGGGGATACAGTTTCTTAAAAGGGAGAGATCTGTTTACTAGTTACAAGACTTTCTATGTAGAATATGAAAATGTAGAAGGCTTAGCAAAGTCAGCACCTATTACTTTGAATGGACTAGTGATCGGAAAAATAAATAAAATTTCTATCAATCCTATTACAGGGAAATTGTTAGTAGAATTTCAGGTTAAAACCGATTTCCCTATATCTAAATCAAGTTCAGCAGTTATATATGAACCCGGATTTATAGGAGGAAAGCAAATTGCTATTGAGCCAAATTTTGAAGATAAAATTTTAGCAGAGTCTGGTGACAAATTCAATGGGAACGTTCGATTAGGTCTTACACAAAAAATTGGCGATCAATTAGTTCCGCTACAAGTTAAAATTGAGAAATTGTTAATTAATGCAGATCAATTAATTTCGGGACTTAATAATGTTTTAGACAAAAAAGGACAGGATGACTTGAAGAAAAGTTTAGCTGAATTAAGTGAAACTATGGAACAATTTCACAAAGCTTCTGCTAACGTGAATACTATTTTAGATGATAATAAAGGTCAAATTAAAGGAATGGTAACAAACTTTAATAAAATTTCCGACGATTTTTCTAAAATTTCCGATTCAATCAATAAGGCTAATATTGGTAAAACCATTAAAAGTTTAAATTCAACATTAGGAAAAGTTAATGGTATAATGACTGGTTTAGAATCAGGAAAAGGGACCATGGGTAAATTGTTTAAAGATGAAGCTTTATACACGAATTTCTCTAAATCGTCCAAAGAGTTAGAATTGCTTTTACAAGATCTAAGGTTAAACCCTACTCGATATGTAAATGTTTCTCTTTTTGGAAAAAAGAATAAACCTTATAAAGCTCCTGTAAAAGATACTCTTTCCATTAATAAAAACGAATAG
- a CDS encoding ABC transporter ATPase, with amino-acid sequence MYVPFENLPEESRIWIYQSNRKFSDAEMADIETDLLAFLEGWAAHGTSLESSYQLKYNRFIILAVNPEVQAATGCSIDSSVVFIQSLEKKYNVDLLDKMNVTFKQGEHIAHKPLIDFKKMVKDKSVTENTIVFNNLINNVQEFNESWEVEAMDSWHSRFF; translated from the coding sequence ATGTACGTACCTTTTGAAAATTTACCCGAAGAATCTAGAATTTGGATTTACCAATCCAATAGAAAGTTTTCGGATGCAGAGATGGCGGATATAGAAACAGATTTGCTAGCATTTCTAGAAGGTTGGGCTGCTCACGGAACTAGTTTAGAATCTTCGTACCAATTAAAATACAATAGATTCATCATATTAGCAGTGAATCCAGAAGTACAAGCTGCAACTGGTTGTTCTATTGATTCCTCAGTAGTATTTATTCAAAGCTTAGAGAAAAAATACAACGTTGACTTGTTAGACAAAATGAACGTAACCTTCAAGCAAGGGGAACACATTGCACATAAACCATTAATTGATTTTAAGAAAATGGTTAAAGACAAATCAGTTACCGAAAATACGATTGTCTTCAATAACCTGATCAATAATGTTCAAGAATTCAATGAATCTTGGGAAGTGGAAGCAATGGACAGTTGGCATAGTCGTTTCTTTTAA
- a CDS encoding N-acetylglucosamine kinase, which produces MRLLVDSGSTKADWIAIDDEGKVLFTTQTLGLNPEVLSKEVIIERINDRFDIEQNKDKATHLYFYGAGCGTDRMKSSLSTIFKEYFSNATTVVVEEDTYAAVYATTPKDEKAIVCILGTGSNCSYFDGKILHQKVQSLGYIIMDDCSGNVFGKELIRKYYFNKMPKELAVEFEKEYNLEPDFLKAKLYKEPNPNAYMATFAKFLIQHKDTEFCKKIIFKGMKSFVKNYVKQYDNCKEVPVHFVGSIAYYLREELQITFDKYGLQLGNVLRRPIDGLIAHHSENK; this is translated from the coding sequence ATGAGATTATTAGTGGATAGTGGTTCAACCAAAGCAGATTGGATTGCGATTGATGATGAAGGTAAAGTTTTATTTACCACACAAACTTTAGGTTTGAATCCAGAGGTACTAAGTAAGGAAGTCATAATTGAACGTATTAATGATCGTTTTGATATTGAGCAAAATAAAGATAAAGCAACACATTTGTATTTTTATGGAGCTGGTTGTGGAACAGATAGAATGAAAAGTTCACTTTCAACAATTTTCAAGGAATATTTTTCTAATGCTACCACAGTTGTAGTTGAAGAAGATACCTATGCAGCAGTATATGCAACGACTCCTAAAGATGAGAAAGCAATAGTATGTATCCTTGGTACTGGATCTAATTGTAGTTATTTTGATGGTAAAATATTACATCAAAAAGTACAGTCTTTAGGCTATATTATCATGGATGATTGTAGTGGTAATGTTTTTGGAAAAGAATTAATACGTAAATATTATTTCAATAAAATGCCTAAAGAATTAGCGGTTGAATTTGAAAAAGAATATAATTTAGAGCCAGATTTTTTAAAGGCAAAATTATACAAAGAACCAAACCCTAATGCTTATATGGCGACATTTGCTAAATTCTTAATTCAGCATAAAGACACCGAGTTTTGTAAAAAAATTATTTTCAAAGGAATGAAATCTTTTGTGAAAAATTATGTAAAACAGTACGATAATTGCAAAGAAGTTCCCGTTCATTTCGTAGGTTCTATTGCCTACTATTTGAGAGAAGAATTACAAATTACTTTTGATAAATACGGACTTCAATTAGGGAATGTACTAAGAAGACCAATAGATGGTTTAATCGCACATCATTCTGAAAATAAATAA
- a CDS encoding N-acetylmuramoyl-L-alanine amidase, whose amino-acid sequence MNVLNKIKVIFTFLVIVSSLSAYSQSNIFKVTLDAGHGGHDFGAVYSGRVEKNVALAIVLKVGEMLEAYPRINVNYTRKTDVFIDLVERANIANRENASIFVSIHCNANKNTAALGTETYVMGMNKISSNMEVAKKENSVITLEKDYKRKYEGFDPNSPETMIGMMLMQEEYLENSISLASKIEDEFDKIGKIIRGGGVKQAPFMVLHKAYMPRVLIETGFISNPSEGVYLDSENGQREIARSITNAIIRYKNEYYGNGSEPVETLKSAPKVVNKPVAKDTTSPVTRIIEGVKSNAGVNQSSADTVFKVQISAISKKIPLIAKNFKGLNEISVNYEDSLYRYMYGDTKDYNEAKKLLDEAKSKGYEFAFITAFVGGKKVSVQEAIK is encoded by the coding sequence ATGAACGTTTTGAATAAAATTAAAGTAATTTTTACATTTCTTGTAATAGTTTCATCATTATCAGCTTATAGTCAATCTAATATCTTTAAAGTGACATTAGATGCAGGCCATGGTGGTCATGATTTTGGGGCTGTTTATAGTGGACGTGTAGAGAAAAATGTTGCTTTAGCAATTGTCCTTAAAGTTGGAGAAATGCTTGAGGCATATCCAAGAATCAATGTTAATTATACCAGAAAAACGGATGTTTTTATTGATTTAGTCGAAAGAGCTAATATTGCCAATAGAGAAAATGCTAGCATATTTGTTTCTATTCATTGTAATGCTAACAAAAACACAGCTGCTCTTGGAACTGAGACCTATGTAATGGGTATGAATAAAATTAGTTCAAACATGGAAGTGGCTAAAAAGGAAAACTCTGTTATTACTTTAGAGAAAGATTATAAGAGAAAATATGAGGGATTTGACCCTAATTCTCCTGAAACTATGATTGGGATGATGTTGATGCAAGAAGAATATTTAGAAAATAGTATTTCTTTGGCAAGTAAAATAGAAGATGAATTTGATAAAATCGGAAAGATAATACGAGGAGGAGGAGTGAAGCAAGCCCCATTTATGGTTCTTCATAAGGCTTATATGCCTAGGGTTTTAATTGAAACGGGTTTTATTTCGAATCCTTCTGAAGGGGTGTATTTAGATTCTGAAAACGGACAAAGAGAAATTGCAAGGTCTATTACTAATGCAATTATTAGGTATAAAAATGAATATTATGGTAATGGTTCGGAGCCTGTAGAAACGCTGAAATCGGCTCCTAAGGTGGTGAACAAACCTGTAGCAAAAGATACCACCAGTCCAGTAACAAGAATTATAGAAGGCGTTAAATCAAATGCTGGAGTAAATCAATCTTCTGCCGATACTGTTTTTAAAGTTCAAATCTCAGCGATAAGTAAAAAAATTCCTTTAATTGCCAAAAATTTTAAAGGCTTAAATGAAATTTCAGTGAATTATGAAGATAGTTTATACCGTTATATGTATGGGGATACTAAAGATTATAATGAGGCTAAAAAATTATTAGATGAGGCTAAGTCAAAGGGTTATGAGTTTGCATTTATAACTGCTTTTGTAGGAGGTAAAAAAGTTAGTGTTCAAGAAGCTATTAAATAA